A genomic stretch from Theobroma cacao cultivar B97-61/B2 chromosome 4, Criollo_cocoa_genome_V2, whole genome shotgun sequence includes:
- the LOC18602223 gene encoding peroxidase 70, whose translation MASHNNFLLHAFVWLALATTAFSLSSKFYDKVCPQALPAIKKVVQAAVHRERRMGASLLRLHFHDCFVNGCDGSLLLDSTSTMDSEKNARGNFNSVRGFEVVDQIKAEVDSVCGRPVVSCADILAVAARDSVVALGGPSWKVRLGRRDSTTASRILADTVLPSASMDLPALIDNFKNQGLNQRDLVALSGGHTIGLSQCSIFRNRIYNATNIDPPFAKERRATCPRVGGNTNLAPLDPTPARFDTAYFKNLVKKRGLLTSDQALFNGGSTDKLVKTYSLNPDAFWDDFAKSMIKMGNIKPLTGKRGQIRVNCRKVN comes from the exons ATGGCTTCGCACAATAACTTCCTTCTTCATGCTTTCGTTTGGTTGGCCCTTGCAACCACGGCTTTTTCCTTATCTTCCAAATTCTATGACAAGGTTTGTCCCCAAGCTTTGCCAGCCATCAAGAAAGTAGTGCAGGCTGCTGTCCACAGGGAGCGGCGCATGGGAGCTTCTTTACTTCGTTTGCACTTCCACGACTGCTTCGTTAAT GGTTGTGACGGTTCACTTCTTTTGGATTCTACATCTACTATGGACAGCGAGAAAAATGCACGtggaaattttaattctgTGAGAGGATTTGAAGTGGTAGACCAAATTAAGGCTGAAGTAGACAGTGTTTGTGGGCGCCCTGTGGTTTCTTGTGCAGATATCTTGGCTGTTGCAGCTCGAGATTCTGTAGTTGCG CTAGGAGGGCCGTCATGGAAGGTTCGTTTGGGTAGGAGAGATTCAACCACAGCCAGCAGGATTCTAGCAGACACTGTACTTCCATCTGCATCCATGGACCTCCCTGCATTGATCGACAACTTCAAGAATCAGGGCCTGAACCAAAGAGATCTTGTAGCTCTCTCTGGGGGCCACACCATTGGGCTGTCACAATGTTCTATCTTTAGGAACAGAATTTACAATGCCACAAATATTGATCCTCCCTTTGCTAAAGAGCGAAGAGCAACTTGCCCACGAGTCGGAGGCAACACTAACCTCGCTCCTTTGGACCCAACGCCTGCACGCTTTGACACTGCATACTTCAAAAACCTGGTGAAGAAGAGGGGACTACTCACCTCAGATCAGGCACTTTTCAACGGTGGCTCAACTGATAAACTTGTTAAGACTTACAGCTTGAATCCTGATGCTTTCTGGGATGATTTTGCTAAGTCTATGATTAAGATGGGGAACATTAAGCCTTTAACCGGAAAGCGAGGACAAATTCGTGTCAACTGCAGGAAGGTAAACTGA
- the LOC18602224 gene encoding RING-H2 finger protein ATL74, with the protein MLPSIVNMHRRLLETEVSLPPANGNKTHDSYISEANFDTNMVIILAALLCALICALGLNSIVRCALRCSRRFALETPEQAATRLATTGLKKRDLKQIPVAVYGTGVNFPSTECPICLGDFVDGEKVRVLPKCNHGFHVRCIDTWLVSHSSCPNCRHSLLEHDTASTETTPEVTGRRTPVNGLGDHQHGSVVLVVEDGS; encoded by the coding sequence ATGTTACCATCAATTGTGAATATGCATCGCCGCCTGCTTGAGACAGAAGTGAGCTTGCCACCAGCAAATGGAAACAAAACTCATGATTCTTACATTAGCGAGGCAAATTTTGACACCAACATGGTGATTATATTGGCAGCCCTTTTATGTGCTCTGATCTGTGCGCTGGGATTGAACTCAATAGTCCGTTGCGCTCTTCGTTGCAGCCGCAGGTTTGCCCTGGAGACGCCAGAACAAGCAGCGACCCGCCTGGCAACAACAGGCCTCAAAAAACGAGATTTGAAGCAAATTCCCGTGGCTGTTTATGGGACAGGTGTGAATTTTCCGTCCACTGAGTGCCCAATTTGCCTTGGAGATTTTGTGGATGGAGAAAAAGTTAGAGTGCTCCCAAAATGTAACCATGGATTTCATGTGAGGTGCATAGACACATGGCTGGTGTCACACTCGTCCTGCCCGAATTGTCGGCATTCGTTACTTGAACATGATACAGCAAGTACCGAGACAACCCCGGAAGTCACTGGCCGGCGAACCCCAGTAAATGGATTAGGAGATCATCAGCATGGCAGCGTTGTTTTAGTTGTTGAAGATGGAAGTTAA
- the LOC18602222 gene encoding uncharacterized protein LOC18602222 — MQAEKQQQSWKVSIQARAQNVNFKLQATKILPTWKFHRFSLLLRLHKFVLKLQVKSRSTLSISIQNKRTLKSTFLKLLEKLRIRRPKRTLTVQHPGVKSVLNRLKQFANEKAIYAGPLVIAILASLLQSISKKDIKGIITHASIILMYWILYYKRHIKGKTSTFWRVLIVGTAGCWVALHFGKGYRFQSMPGVGWHGALLLLLGVGNAACQVIFALVKLHFSHISKLKEQWFKIVYKL, encoded by the exons ATGCAAGCGGAGAAACAGCAGCAATCCTGGAAAGTAAGCATTCAAGCCAGAGCCCAGAACGTCAATTTCAAACTTCAAGCAACAAAAATCTTACCCACCTGGAAGTTCCACCGGTTCTCACTCCTGCTTAGGCTCCACAAGTTcgtcctcaaactccaagtgaAATCAAGATCAACACTTTCAATCtccattcaaaataaaagaacccTGAAATCCACATTCCTCAAACTTCTTGAAAAACTCCGAATTCGCCGCCCGAAGAGAACCTTAACCGTCCAACACCCAGGTGTTAAATCCGTTCTAAATAGATTGAAACAGTTTGCTAATGAG AAAGCAATTTACGCAGGCCCTTTGGTCATTGCGATTCTCGCTTCGCTGCTGCAATCAATCTCCAAGAAAGATATTAAGGGAATCATAACTCACGCTTCAATTATTTTGATGTACTGGATTTTATATTATAAGAGacatataaaaggaaaaaccagCACCTTTTGGAGGGTTCTGATTGTTGGAACAGCTGGTTGCTGGGTTGCGCTGCATTTCGGTAAAGGCTATAGGTTTCAGAGTATGCCTGGAGTTGGATGGCATGGAGCTTTGCTGCTTCTTCTGGGTGTTGGTAATGCAGCCTGCCAGGTGATTTTCGCTCTTGTCAAACTCCACTTCTCCCATATTTCTAAACTCAAAGAGCAATGGTTTAAGattgtatataaattataG